The following proteins are encoded in a genomic region of Arachis ipaensis cultivar K30076 chromosome B02, Araip1.1, whole genome shotgun sequence:
- the LOC107627810 gene encoding probably inactive leucine-rich repeat receptor-like protein kinase At5g06940, whose protein sequence is MAISCTCIIILMLVPLVFVGITTNAGTHKLSPLDQEANAMLSISKELWSNQHKNVSNRCNWPGVNCNKAGSITLLSPPTPSNFTLEFMTQLCFLKLNFSVFQNLVHLDLSEMGLCEFPKLSGLKKLQHLNLSYNYLGGELPFTLLENLTQLLVLDISNNYIISGTIPQELIKLERLVTLDLSANAFSEAGEFMSTLTKPSTQQLLVKDVLDPRIPLPKSRKDMQDVVHVVKLALACLSSDPKSRPSMQDVANELSASKASMNSSFFDVSIYQLMH, encoded by the coding sequence ATGGCTATATCATGCACTTGCATTATTATTTTGATGTTAGTGCCACTTGTCTTTGTTGGCATCACCACCAATGCTGGAACTCACAAATTGTCACCCTTGGATCAAGAAGCCAATGCTATGCTTTCAATTAGTAAAGAGTTGTGGAGTAACCAACATAAGAATGTCTCAAACCGTTGCAACTGGCCCGGAGTCAACTGCAACAAAGCTGGAAGTATAACATTGCTTTCACCTCCAACTCCAAGTAATTTCACCCTCGAGTTCATGACACAACTCTGCTTTTTGAAACTAAACTTTTCAGTGTTTCAAAATCTAGTCCATCTAGATCTCAGTGAAATGGGGTTATGTGAGTTCCCTAAACTAAGTGGTCTCAAGAAGCTACAACATCTCAACCTATCATACAACTATTTAGGAGGTGAGCTTCCTTTTACATTATTGGAAAATCTAACTCAACTTCTTGTGTTGGACATTTCTAACAATTATATTATTAGTGGTACAATTCCACAAGAACTAATCAAACTGGAGAGACTTGTCACGTTGGACTTGAGTGCCAACGCGTTCAGCGAAGCAGGAGAATTCATGTCCACTCTGACAAAGCCATCTACTCAACAATTATTGGTGAAAGATGTGTTGGATCCGCGGATTCCACTTCCGAAATCTCGGAAAGATATGCAAGATGTTGTGCATGTTGTAAAGCTAGCATTAGCATGCCTCTCCTCTGACCCAAAATCCAGACCATCAATGCAGGATGTGGCTAATGAGCTTTCAGCTTCCAAGGCTTCAATGAATTCTTCTTTTTTTGATGTCTCAATCTACCAATTGATGCATTAG
- the LOC107627812 gene encoding probable leucine-rich repeat receptor-like protein kinase At1g35710 codes for MANSGCSSLALLRLMFVETLFPLVLLTVMSANIMVAASNSSSLNEEQKALLHSSWTEGRNISKHCDWTGIVCNEAGSVTDISTRRYFFIPSSELRNFNFTAFPNLIRLELSGLGLKGIIPTEISSLTKLMYLDLSSNYLEGELPASLSRLTQLRIFNVSNNFLSGMIPSSFNHFKYLFHLSLDSNNFKGPIPVELKNLKGLKQLTLSNNSFNGSIPPTLGQLENLKCLSFGSNHIEGPIPIELGHLIHLEVLDLSDNKISGVIPYEIGQLSRLSTLDISNNNLEGPIPFDILNHCRVVQLSNNSLCGGIPSQIGNLFSLDLSYNNLSGKIPKGLHSVPYLNMSYNSFVVDHNYCGFPKDSLIGNKIPGPPCPSTHDYNYLPLPVLILGSIINGTWISLVFVCWGIHVFCPYEVKYEERRRNGDIFSIWNYDGKIAFEDIIKATEDFGMRYCIGTGAYGSVYKAKLPSGKSVALKKLHRTESENPLFYECFKNEVKILSEIRHRNIIRLYGYCLHNKCMFLIYEYMEKGSLFYNLAIDEEAQELNWNKRVNIIKGTAFALTHMHHHCSPAIVHRDVTSSNVLLSSNLEACLSDFGTAKLLNPDSSNQTLLVGTCGYVAPELAYSINVTTKCDVYSFGVVTLETIMGEHPKELLSNMSKPSAPKIMLKDILDSRIPLPFLRKDMRDIVLVVTLALACLHPNPKSRPSMQDIAKELLFSKSPLLWHFDGISIHQLVNQEMYAIGKN; via the exons ATGGCAAACTCAGGTTGCAGTTCATTAGCATTATTGAGGCTTATGTTTGTTGAAACTTTGTTTCCATTAGTCCTCCTAACTGTTATGAGTGCCAACATAATGGTGGCAGCATCAAATTCCTCGTCCTTGAACGAGGAACAAAAGGCCCTGCTTCATAGCAGCTGGACGGAAGGTCGCAACATCTCAAAACATTGCGATTGGACTGGGATTGTGTGCAATGAAGCTGGTAGTGTCACTGACATTTCAACAAGGCGTTATTTTTTTATTCCTTCATCTGAATTGAGGAACTTCAATTTTACTGCATTCCCCAATTTAATTCGTCTCGAACTTAGTGGTTTGGGACTCAAGGGTATCATTCCAACTGAAATAAGCTCTCTTACAAAGCTTATGTATCTTGATCTCTCCTCTAACTATCTTGAAGGTGAGTTGCCTGCTTCACTTTCAAGGCTCACTCAACTTAGGATTTTTAATGTTTCAAACAATTTTCTTAGTGGTATGATCCCTTCCTCTTTTAATCACTTTAAGTATTTGTTTCATCTCTCCCTTGACTCGAACAACTTTAAAGGCCCCATTCCTGTAGAATTGAAGAATTTAAAAGGTTTGAAGCAGTTAACTCTTTCAAATAATTCATTCAATGGTTCAATACCACCCACTCTGGGACAACTGGAGAACTTGAAATGTCTCTCCTTTGGTTCAAACCATATAGAAGGTCCCATCCCTATTGAACTAGGGCACTTGATCCATCTGGAAGTTTTAGACCTCTCTGACAACAAGATTTCTGGTGTCATACCATATGAGATTGGACAACTCTCTAGGCTTTCAACTTTAGATATTTCCAACAATAACCTTGAGGGACCAATTCCATTTGATATTCTAAACCATTGCAGAGTTGTGCAACTAAGTAACAACTCTTTATGTGGTGGCATTCCTTCTCAAATTGGCAATCTTTTTTCTCTAGACCTCAGTTATAATAACCTCTCTGGAAAGATACCCAAGGGACTCCATTCTGTACCTTACCTCAATATGTCTTACAATTCCTTTGTTGTGGATCACAACTATTGTGGCTTTCCAAAAGACTCATTGATCGGTAATAAGATACCAGGTCCCCCTTGCCCTTCTACTCATGATTATAATTATCTTCCTTTACCTGTACTAATCTTAGGGTCAATCATTAATGGCACATGGATTTCACTCGTTTTTGTATGTTGGGGAATTCATGTTTTTTGTCCATACGAGGTCAAATACGAGGAAAGAAGAAGGAATGGAGATATCTTCTCAATTTGGAACTATGATGGTAAAATTGCATTTGAAGACATAATCAAAGCAACAGAAGACTTTGGTATGAGGTATTGCATTGGAACAGGTGCTTATGGAAGTGTCTACAAAGCAAAACTTCCTAGTGGCAAAAGTGTGGCACTAAAGAAACTTCACAGAACAGAATCTGAAAACCCATTATTTTACGAGTGTTTCAAAAACGAGGTCAAGATCTTAAGTGAAATACGCCACCGGAACATCATTAGGCTTTACGGTTATTGTTTGCACAATAAGTGCATGTTTTTGATATATGAGTATATGGAAAAAGGAAGCCTGTTCTATAACCTAGCCATtgatgaagaagctcaagagttGAATTGGAACAAAAGAGTAAACATCATCAAAGGGACTGCATTTGCTCTCACTCATATGCACCATCACTGTTCCCCAGCCATTGTCCATCGAGATGTAACTAGTTCCAATGTTTTGTTGAGTTCAAATTTAGAGGCTTGTCTATCAGATTTTGGTACAGCTAAACTCCTTAATCCTGATTCATCTAATCAAACTCTACTAGTTGGCACTTGTGGATATGTTGCACCAG AGTTGGCTTATAGCATCAATGTGACAACAAAATGTGATGTTTATAGCTTCGGAGTAGTGACGTTGGAAACAATAATGGGGGAACATCCTAAGGAACTGCTTTCCAATATGTCAAAACCATCTGCTCCTAAGATCATGCTCAAAGATATATTGGATTCACGTATCCCATTGCCCTTTCTTCGAAAAGACATGCGGGATATTGTACTTGTTGTAACATTAGCACTAGCATGCTTGCATCCCAACCCAAAATCAAGACCTTCAATGCAGGACATAGCTAAAGAGCTTTTGTTTTCAAAGTCGCCATTGCTTTGGCATTTTGATGGTATTTCAATTCACCAACTTGTGAATCAGGAAATGTATGCAATAGGTAAAAATTAG
- the LOC107627813 gene encoding probable leucine-rich repeat receptor-like protein kinase At1g35710: MLVPLLFVGITTNAGTHKLSPLDQEANAMLSISKELWSNQHNNVSNRCNWPGVNCNKAGSITLLSPPTPSNFTDEFRTQLCSLKLNFSVFQNLVHLDLSEMGLCEFPKLRGLKKLQHLNLSYNYLGGEVPFTLLENLTQLLVLDLSANSFRGSIPLIFGQMSSLTHMNLSNNLLFGEVPFTLPNLTQLLVLDLSQNELSGFIPHEIGKLTNLLTLDLSSNSLSGPIPEQIGYLNRLTSLHLHSNLLSGFIPHEIGKLTNLLTLDLSSNFLSGPIPEQIGYLTRLEVLSIGSNRIDGCIPKEIEHLLHLETFVTIIFVSKIDRNLSLLFHCYLDYNPFLDNEYYDCDDHLNDHHNKHFGRSLVLVIIVVCVTISLGSVGIGICIFRARHHGKLENKATKNGDLFSIWNYDGKIAFEDIIQATEDFDIRYCIGTGAYGSVYEARLPSGKTVALKKLHKTESENPSYYKSFCNEVEVLTEIRHCNIIKLYGYCLHNRCMFLVYEYLERGSLFCNLANEIEAQELNWSKRVNIIKGTAYALAHMHHHCPSPIVHRDVSSNNVLLNSELEACVSDFGTARLLDPDSSNQTLLVGTYGYIAPELAYTMSVTTKCDVYSFGVVALETMMGHHPGEFMSTMSKPSTQQLLVKDVLDPRIPLPKSRKDMQDVVHVVKLALACLSSDPKSRPSMQDVANELSASKASTNLSFYDVSIYQLMQYQVHVI, encoded by the exons ATGTTAGTGCCACTTCTCTTTGTTGGCATCACCACCAATGCTGGAACTCACAAATTGTCACCCTTGGATCAAGAAGCCAATGCTATGCTTTCAATTAGTAAAGAGTTGTGGAGTAACCAACATAATAATGTCTCAAACCGTTGCAACTGGCCCGGAGTCAACTGCAACAAAGCTGGAAGTATAACATTGCTTTCACCTCCAACTCCAAGTAATTTCACCGACGAGTTCAGGACACAACTCTGCTCTTTGAAACTAAACTTTTCAGTGTTTCAAAATCTAGTCCATCTAGATCTCAGTGAAATGGGGTTATGTGAGTTCCCCAAACTAAGGGGTCTCAAGAAGCTACAACATCTCAACCTATCATACAACTATTTAGGAGGTGAGGTTCCTTTTACATTATTGGAAAATCTAACTCAACTTCTTGTGTTGGACTTGAGTGCCAACAGCTTCCGTGGAAGCATTCCATTGATTTTTGGTCAAATGAGCAGTCTCACACACATGAACCTTTCCAACAATCTACTATTTGGTGAGGTTCCTTTCACATTGCCAAATCTAACTCAACTTCTTGTGTTGGACCTTTCCCAAAACGAACTTAGTGGCTTCATTCCTCATGAAATAGGGAAATTGACAAATTTATTAACCTTAGACCTCAGTTCAAATTCCCTGTCTGGTCCAATTCCTGAGCAAATTGGGTACTTGAACCGTTTGACAAGTCTCCACCTTCATTCAAATTTGCTTAGTGGTTTCATTCCTCATGAAATAGGGAAATTAACAAATTTATTAACCTTAGACCTGAGTTCAAATTTCTTGTCTGGTCCAATTCCTGAGCAAATAGGGTACTTGACCCGTTTGGAAGTGCTCAGCATCGGATCCAACAGGATAGATGGTTGTATCCCCAAAGAAATAGAGCATTTGTTGCATCTAGAA ACCTTCGTTACAATCATCTTTGTATCAAAAATAGACAGGAACTTGAGTCTGTTATTCCACTGTTATCTGGATTACAATCCCTTTCTTGACAACGAATATTATGACTGCGATGATCATTTAAACGACCATCATAATAAGCATTTTGGCCGATCACTGGTTTTGGTCATAATCGTGGTCTGCGTTACCATTTCATTGGGTTCTGTTGGGATTGGAATATGCATTTTCCGTGCCAGGCATCATGGCAAGCTTGAAAATAAGGCCACAAAAAATGGAGACTTGTTCTCAATTTGGAACTATGATGGCAAAATTGCATTTGAGGACATCATTCAAGCCACAGAGGACTTTGATATCAGATATTGCATTGGAACCGGTGCTTATGGTAGCGTCTACGAAGCGCGACTTCCAAGTGGCAAAACTGTTGCATTGAAGAAGCTTCACAAAACAGAATCAGAAAATCCATCCTATTACAAGAGCTTCTGCAATGAAGTTGAGGTCTTGACAGAGATTCGCCACTGCAACATCATTAAGCTTTATGGCTATTGTTTGCATAACCGATGCATGTTTTTGGTGTATGAATACTTGGAAAGAGGAAGCTTGTTCTGTAACTTGGCCAACGAGATCGAAGCACAAGAGTTGAATTGGAGCAAGAGGGTGAATATCATCAAAGGGACAGCTTATGCTCTTGCTCACATGCATCATCACTGCCCTTCTCCTATTGTTCATCGAGATGTCAGCAGCAACAATGTTCTGCTGAATTCAGAGTTAGAAGCTTGTGTCTCAGATTTCGGCACAGCGAGACTTCTTGATCCTGATTCATCTAACCAAACTCTTTTAGTTGGCACTTATGGATATATTGCTCCAG AATTGGCATACACCATGAGTGTGACTACAAAATGTGATGTTTATAGTTTCGGAGTGGTGGCATTAGAAACAATGATGGGTCATCACCCAGGAGAATTCATGTCCACTATGTCAAAGCCATCTACTCAACAATTATTGGTGAAAGATGTGTTGGATCCGCGGATTCCACTTCCGAAATCTCGGAAAGATATGCAAGATGTTGTGCATGTTGTAAAGCTAGCATTAGCATGCCTCTCCTCTGACCCAAAATCCAGACCATCAATGCAGGATGTGGCTAATGAGCTTTCAGCTTCCAAGGCTTCCACGAATTTGTCTTTTTATGATGTCTCAATCTACCAACTGATGCAATATCAAGTACATGTCATATGA